In one window of Lytechinus pictus isolate F3 Inbred chromosome 19, Lp3.0, whole genome shotgun sequence DNA:
- the LOC135157625 gene encoding uncharacterized protein LOC135157625, giving the protein MKLVLIVFLAVHVLVVPSTNANNDDVVKLIQTLLDSADTQEDGIKQEPSEGPLKCTKCQNIVGSNRGNKYCVSEMPDQVETCAEGVTSCYIRVRNLVDTEAKRINTMEVIRGCQPDGLVCDEAIAIKSRFERYTQCCDHNECNVDHVVAFPEE; this is encoded by the exons ATGAAGCTTGTTTTGATCGTTTTCTTGGCCGTTCATGTCTTGGTTGTCCCATCGACAAAT GCCAATAATGATGATGTCGTGAAATTAATCCAGACGTTACTCGATAGTGCTGATACACAAGAGGATGGCATCAAACAAG AGCCATCAGAAGGGCCTCTCAAATGTACCAAGTGTCAGAATATTGTTGGGAGCAACCGTGGCAACAAATACTGCGTATCTGAAATGCCAGACCAAGTTGAAACGTGTGCCGAAGGTGTTACAAGTTGTTAC ATTCGAGTAAGGAACCTTGTGGACACAGAAGCAAAGCGTATTAATACGATGGAGGTCATCCGTGGTTGCCAACCAGACGGACTCGTGTGCGATGAGGCCATCGCCATAAAAAGCCGTTTTGAGAGATACACACAGTGTTGTGATCATAACGAGTGCAACGTGGACCACGTCGTTGCATTCCCTGAAGAATAA